The nucleotide window GTGGACCGGACGAACGAACTCGACTCGGCCACCGAACGCGGCCTGGACCAGGCGGACGCCGTGCGCCGAGCGGAGGAGTTCCTCGCCCCGTTCCGTCCCGGTGCGGCCGAGTCCCGGGTCGTCTCGGTGGTCGAGGCCGAGGTGTTGGTGAGCCGGGAGCCGCGCTCCGAACCTCGCCGCTACGTCACGGGAACCCAGGTCAACCTCGGCTTCACCGTCGAAGGTGTGCCGTTGCTCGGCCCGGGGGCCAAGATGCAGGTCACGGTGGGCGCCGAAGGCGAGATCCAGGCGGCCTACCGGATGTGGCGGAAGGTCGCGACGGTCGACCGGGTGCGGGGATTCGCACCGGAGGAGCTCGCCGACCGCCTCGGACGGAGCCGGATGTTCGCCCAGCTGACCGACGAGACGGCCCGGGTCGAGATCACCACCGCGCGCGCCGGCCTCTTGTGTCTGCCCCCGACCGAACGCCAGACCCTGCTGCCGCCGGCGATCGAGATCCGCGGCACCGTCAGCACCGAGACGGCACCGGACGTCGGCTTCTCGATCTTCGTGAGCGCGGCCGACACCCGGGGACGGCGGCCGCGGACGGAGCGCACCGGACTGCCGTCCCGCATCGTGGCCTGACCACCGCGACCAGCGCGACCCGTGCGGCTCACGCGACCCGTGCGGCTCAGGCGGGGTGGGAGTCCGGTTCGCTGCGCTCCTGCCGACGGCGATGCCGATGCCACAACGCGACGGCTGCCACCAGGACGACCACGGTCATCACCGCCGCGCCCCGGCCGATCACCTTCTCGACCAGGTGGTAGGAGTTGCCCGCCAGGTAGCCGACCAGGCAGAACGTGACGCCCCACACCACACCACCCAGGGCGTTGTAGGCCAGGAAGGTGCCGTAGGGCATCCGGCTCAGTCCGGCCAGACCGGGCATCACGGCCCGCAGGAACGCCGTCCAGCGCCCCAGGAAGACCGCCGACCCACCGCGGGTCCGCAAGAAGTCGCGCGCGCCGTCCAGCCGGGACCGGTGACGGCGCAGCGGCCCCAGATCGAGCACCGAGTCGCCGTAGTGACGCCCCACCTCGTAGCCCACGCTGTCCCCCACGATCGCGGCGATCACCACCAGGACGCCGAGCGCCCAGATCGAGATCACGTCCTGTGAGGCCAGCACCCCACCGAGCACCACGGCCGTCTCACCGGGCAACACGAACCCGACGAACACCGCCGCCTCGCCGAAGACCAGCAAACCGATCACCAGATAGGCCAGACCCGGCGGCAAGTGGAGGATCGGCTCCAGATAGGCGGACACCAGGGCACCGTACCGTCGCCGTCACCGCAGGTGTTGCTCGTAGGCTGTGGCCGTGGCTGATCCCGTGGTGACGAGCATCCTGCTCGTCGAGGACGACGAGGCGATCGGACGGCCGATGGTCGGGGCACTGCGCGGCCAGGGGTACGACCCGCTGTGGGCGCTGACCGCGGCCGAGGCGCTCGAGCTGGCCGGCACCGAGACCCCCGCCCTGGTGTTGCTCGACCTCGGCCTGCCCGACCTGGACGGCGTGGAGTTGTGCCGCCAGCTGCGCGCCGTGCTGCCCGCCACGGTGATCGTGGTGCTGTCCGGCCGCGCTGATGACGTCGACGTGGTGCTGGGGCTCGAGGCCGGTGCCGACGACTACCTGACCAAGCCGTTCCGGTTGCCGGTGCTGCTGGCCCGCATCCGCGCCCACCTGCGCCGACTCACCCCGGTGCTGGGCCCCGCGGACTCGCAGGTGGTCCGACTCGGGGCGCTGAACCTCGATCTCGGTGCCCGCCGCTGTGACGTCGCCGGCCGCGAGGTGCCGCTACGACCCAAGGAGTTCGAACTGCTCGCCGCCCTGGTGGCGGGGGCCGGGCAGGCGGTGAGCCGCGACCAGTTGATGTCGCAGGTGTGGGACGAGAACTGGACCGGGTCGACCAAGACGCTCGACATGCACGTCTCCTCGCTACGGCGCAAGCTCGCCGATCACGGCGAGGACCCGAACCGGATCGTCACCCTGCGGAGCTTCGGGTACCGGTACGACCCGCCGGGTCGGGCTGCGGCGAACTGACCGCGGGCAGCACCGCGGCGAAGATCGCCGGACGACGCGAGGTCACCTCGAGTCGACCGCCGTCGGCCTCGATCAGCGAGCGGGCCAGCGCCAGGCCGATCCCCGTACCGCGAGCATCCGGTGAGCGCCTCGTGAAGATCACCTCGGCGCCGGCGCTGGTGGGATCGGGCAGGCCCTCCCCCTGATCGGCGACCTCGACGATGACCGTCTGGTCGGCACTGCGCACAGCCACCCGCACCGTGCCCGCCCCGTGCGTCAAGGCGTTGTCGAGCAGGACGTCCAGCACGGTGCGCAGCGCGGGCGGCGACACCAGCGCACCGGGCAGCTCGTCGTCCAGGGCCGTGATCAGGGCCCGCCCGGCATCGGCCAGCCGCCGTGACCAGGGCTGCACCACGTCCCTGACCAGTGCACCGGCATCGATGCACTCGGTCGCCCGCCGGGTGTCACGGGCCAATGCCAGCAGGTCGAGCACCGTGCGCTCGAGCCGGTCGAGATCGCTCAGAGCGTCCTGTACCGAGGTGCGCAGGTCGGCGCCCGGGGTGAGCAGGGAGGCCTCGAGACCGATCCGCACGGCGGTCAGCGGCCCGCGCAACTGATGGCTGGCATCGGCGCTGAAGGCGCGTTCCCGCTCGAGCATGCCGCCCAGGCGGCGGGCGGTCAGCTCCAGGTTGCGGCCGGCGTCGTCCACCTCTCGCACCCGCGAACGATTCGGGCGCACCGAGAAATCACCCTGCCCCAGAGCAGCGGCCGACTCGGCGAGTTGCTGCAGCGGCTGGGCGAGCCGTCGGGCCTGGCGACGGGCCAGCGCAGCCGCCAGGCCCAGGACCGCCAGGGCCAGCGCGGCCATCAGCGCCCAGGTGAGCCACACGATGTGTTGCACCAGGGCGTACGGCTCGGCGGCCCGCACCACGTACGCGGCCGGCGCGTCGGCATCCTCGGTCAGGGGGACGACGGTCACCAGCTCGGAGCCGAGCCGGGCCGACTCCTCGACACCCGTGGCGGAGACCCGGCCGGTGATCGGGTCGGCCCGAGCCGGGCCCTCCCCGGCGATCCGTAGGCCGGTGCCGTCGTACACCCCGATCACCACCGTCGGCTCGTGGGGAACCGGGAGCACCGAGGGGATCGTGGACGGCTGGGCCAGGACCGCCGGAGTGAGCACCGAGCGGGAGCGCTCGGCGTCGCGGGCCAGGTGCTCCTGTGCCTCACCGCGGTACAGGCCACCGACCACCACGGCCAGCGGCACCGCGAACAACAGCATGGCCAACGCGCTGACCACCACGATGGTGCGTTGCACCATCGACGACAGCCGCACCGTGTCGCCCGCCGTCATGACCCGGGTACCGATCAGGTGAGGGACGCCGCGGCACCCACGCGATCGACGTCCGGCTCGAGGTAGATCACCCGGGCGATCGGGACGGCGCTGCGCACCCGAGCCTCGGCGTCGTCGATGATCCGGGCGACGTCGGAGGCCAGCCGCTGGGGCCCGACGGCGATCTTGGCCGCCACGAGCAGCTCGTCCGGCCCCAGGTGCAACGTCTTCATGTGGATGACCCGTTCGACGCCGACACCGACCAGGGCGGTCTCGATCGCCGTGAGGTGTTCGCGGGTCGCCCCCTCACCGATCAGCAGGGAGTTCATCTCGATCGCCAGCACCGCCGCGACCACCACCAGCAGCACCCCGATCAGGGCGGTGCCGGCCGCATCCCAGCGGCCGTCATCGGTGAACAGGGTCATGCCCACACCGAACAACGCAAACACCAGACCGACCAGGGCGGCCAGGTCCTCCAGCAGCACCACGGGCAGTTCCGGGGCCTTGGCGGTGCGCACGAAATCGACCCAACTACGGTGCCCTCGTACGTGATTGGACTCGGCGATCGCGGTACGGAAGGAGAAGGACTCCAGCCCGATGGCCACCACCAGAACCGCGATCGGCACCCACTTCCAGGCCTCGATCGGCTCGGGGTGCGACCACTTGTGCCACGCCTCGTAGAGTGCGAACAGGCCCCCCACGCTGAACAGCACGATCGAGACGATGAAGGCGTAGACGTACCGCTGGCGGCCGTAGCCGAACGGGTGCTCGGCGGTCGCCGCCCGGCTCGCCCGCTTGCCACCGATCAACAGCAGCAACTGGTTGCCCGAGTCGGCCAGTGAGTGGATCGACTCGGCGAGCATGGAGCTGGACCGCGTCAGCAGGAACGCCACGAACTTGGTCGCGGCGATCCCCAGATTGGCGGCCAGGGCAGCAACGATGGCGCGGGTGCCACCTTCGGTCGACATCGTTCAGCGAGTCCGATCGCGCAGGTCCGCCACATGCGGAGAGGTCAGTGGGTCCAGCCCCGAGGCCAGGGCGAGGTAGGTGGCCGCGAAGTCGGTCAGCGAGACCAGGTCCGCGAAACGCTCCAGCGGGTGGCCGGGTTCGGCGCTGACCTCACTGACCCGCACGCCGGCCTCCTGCGCGGTCAGCCGGACGGCGTCCGCGGTACGGCTGGTCACCAGCCAGGTGCCGTCCGGGCGATCCACGCTCGGCTCGGCGTCGCGCAACAGCAGCAGCCGCAAGGCGACCCGACCCGGACCGTCCAGGAACGGATCGGCGAACACGTCCTCCTCCGCACGGGCGGCGAACGGCCCACCGAAGGTGGCCACCACATCGCCGGCGTCGTCCGGCAGGGCACCGCGCATCGCCGGCACCCGCGCGGTGCGGGCCAGCATGGCCACGGCGCGGCTGGCCGCGACACCCGTGACGTCACCGTCGCCGAGCACCACCGGCACGCTGTCGGCCAGATCGAGAGCCAGCGTCTTGGCCGGGTTCACGAACGCCTCGGACGCCGGCCGGTACGTCGCGGCCCGGGCATCGAGCCGGTCGGCCACGCTCTCGAGCACTGCGTCGGAGGTGTCGGTCAAGCCCACGGCATGGGCGGCAGCCAACACCGGGGTGAGCAACGACCACATCCCCATGCGCGAGGCTCGCGCGGCCGGGCTGGCCGGCGGTGGTACCGGCACGTGCACCCCGCCGGTGCGCTGGGCCACCTCCTGCAGCGGCGAACCGGTCATCCCCACGGTCAGCAGCCGAGAGCCCCTCCGAGCGGCCTCGGCAGCCAGCCCCAGGGGGCCCGGCGCACGTCCCGACATCGACACGGCGACCACGAGATCGAGCGGGCCGACCCACCCCGGCAACGGCAACCCGCGGCGCACCGTCACGGGCACCGGTGATCCACTGCCGGCCAACATGGCCAACACGTCGCCGACCACGGCTGATCCGCCCAGACTCGCCACCACCACCGACCGGGGACGCCCGTCCCCCACCAACCGGCTGACCTCCGCCTCGGCGGTGGCGCGCATCGAGACCCGCACCTGGGCGCCGGCACTGGCCAGCGCGCGCAGGCTGCCCGAGGGATCGGCGCCCGCCAGTCCCTCGGCGTCGTCCAGCAGCTGTTCGTCGAGTGCCATGTCTCAGCCCTGGTCTCGGGTGCGGGCCTCGTCCACGAGCAGCACCGGGATGCCGCCCTCAGCCACCGGATAGGCCAGCCGGCAGACCGTGCAGTGCAGTTCGGGAGCCGAACCGTCCGGCCCCTCACCGTCCCGCAGCACACCGGAACAGGACGGGCAGCGCAGGATCTCGCGCAGCCAGCCATCGATCGTCGTCACAGTCACGAACCCATCCTGACCCATAGGTCACCCATTGCGGACGAGGCTGAGCACATCGTCGCGCAAAGCTGCCATCTCGGTGGCGGTCGGAGCCTCGGCGTTGAGCCGCAACAACGGCTCGGTGTTGCTCGGGCGCAGGTTGAACCACCAGCCCTGGGCGTCGTGGATCACACTCAACCCATCGAGCCGGTCCAGGCGGACCCCGGGACGATCGACGAACGCCGCCTCGACCCGGGCCGTCGCCGCGGCCACGTCGTCCACCCGGGAGTTGATCTCACCGCTGGCGACGTACCGCTCGTACTCGGCGGTCAACTGCGACAACGGCACCGCACCCGCATCGGAGGCCTCGCCCAGCGCTGCGAGCACGTGCATCGCGGCCAGCATGCCGGTGTCGGCGAACCAGAAGTCACGGAAGTAGTAGTGCGCCGAGTGCTCGCCCCCGAAGACCGCGCTGTGAGCGGCCATCTCGGCCTTGATGAACGAGTGCCCCACACGGGTGCGCAGCGCCGTCCCGCCGGCCTCGGCGATCACCTCGGGCACGGCCCGTGAGGTGATCAGGTTGTGGATCACGGTGGCCGACCGGCCCGCGGCCCGCTCCTTGGCGATCTCGCGCCGGGCGACCAGCGCGGTGACCGCACTGGGACTGACCGGCTCGCCGCGCTCGTCGATCACGAAGCACCGGTCGGCGTCCCCGTCGAAGGCCAGGCCGATGTCGGCCCCCTCCCGGACCACGGCCGCCTGCAGATCGCGCAGGTTGGCCGGCTCGAGCGGGTTGGCCTCGTGGTTGGGGAAGGTGCCGTCGAGCTCGAAGTACAGCGGGACGACGTCCAGCGGCAGCGCGGCCAGCCCTGCCGCGGTGCCCAGCACCGCCGGGGTGGTCAGACCGCCCATGCCGTTGCCGGCGTCGACGACCACTCGCAGTGGCCGGCTGCCGGACAGGTCGACCAACGCACGCAGGTGGGCCGCGTACCCGGCGAGCCGGTCCTCGGTGACGATCGTTCCCGGGGTCGGCGCGACCGGCGCGCTCGCCCCGGACAACAACTGCTCGGCGCGCTGCCGGATCCGCACCAGGCCGGTGTCCTGCCCGATCGGGCGCGCGGCGGCGCGGCACAGCTTGATGCCGTTGTAGGCGGCCGGGTTGTGGGAGGCGGTGAACATGGCCCCGGGGGCGTCCAGCGCCCCACTGGCGTAGTAGAGGCCGTCGGTACTGCACAGCCCGATCAGGACGACGTCCAGCCCGGTCGCGGCCGCTCCCTCGGCGAAGGCCTGCGCCAGCTCGGGCGAGGAGGGCCTCATGTCGTAGCCGATGACCACGCGCCGGGTGGCACCCGAGGCCGTCCGATCGTCGGCGACCTCCTCGGCGAACGCCACCCCGAGGGCACGGGTCACCTCGGCGTCGATCTGCTCACCGACCAGACCCCGGACGTCGTAGGCCTTGACCACATCGGACAGATCACGACGTGACGCTCCCTCGGCCGGATCAGCCAGGTCGCAGAGTTCGAGCACCGCCGCATCGCCATCGCGAAGGTCGATGGCCGGCGAGAGGGCGGTGGGTGCGGTGGTCAGGTCATCACGTGCTGGAGTCACGCCTCGACCCTACCCAGCGGCACCGACACCCGGCCGGGGATCATGAACAGACCACACGATCACACGATCACACCTTGCGGGTGCGATCGAGCACGCCGTCCACGCTCAGTTCGGCTCCGCCGTGCTCCCAGGTCTTGTGTTCGCAGCGGTGGCAGGAGGTGAAGTCCACCGGTGTGCCGTCGGTGAGGTTCATCGAGAGCCGGGTCACATGGCCCGAGCCACAGGCCTGGCAGCTGATCGCCGTTCGATTGTCACGCTGAGTGAGCGACCCCAGCGGGGGATGCACGACCTCGGCGCGGCCACGACCCCGCCGGCGTACCGGGCGAGAGTGGTTCGACGGTTGGTGGGTCGTGCGGACAGAACGAGACGCTGCGGCGCGAACCGGCATCGGGAGGTTCTCCTCGGATCCACGGGCGCATCCACGGCGCCGTTCGGGTGACCCCCAGTGACTCGACCCGATCAGGGATGACCTTGAGCCCCGGGAGTGTCCCGGCGAACCCGTCCATTCCGGACGGCGCCGCTCGGGTGGTTCCGCTCGCCGAACGAGTGGGCCTCAGTGGCCGGGATCGCGCAGCACCCGCAGATGACCTCGACGGCCGACCTCCACCGAGGAGGCGGCGGCCTCGCGCATCAGGCCGGCAGCCGGTTCCGGATCGGGGCGCACCCGGGCCGCCTCGCGGACGGCGTCGGCCAGGGCCAGCAGATCGTCGTGTGAGGGTGCGGGCGACTCGAACGGTTCGGTCGACAGCCGCATCACCTCCCAGCCCCGGGGAACGGTGAGCCGCTCGGCGTGCGCAGCGCACAGGTCGTAGCAGTGAGGTTCGGCATGACTGGCCAACGGGCCGAGCACGGCCGTGGAATCCGAATAGACGTAGGTCAAGGTGGCGACGGCGGGCCGGCCGCACGCCGTCCGCGAACACTGCCGCACAGCACCCACCCGCCGGACAGTACCCGCCCGTGGCAACCCGCGACAGCCCGGCGCGCCGGTTAGCCTGGCCAGGTGTCCACACCCTCCCCCCGGCCCGGGACTCCCGCCCGTCGACGCGACCGTCACGGCCGGGGTCCGAGAGGGCCGGTGATCCCCCGCACGGTGCCCGCGTGGAAGAGCCGCTCGGACCGGTTCGACGCCACCGTGCTGGATGCGGTCGAGCGGTTGGAGCAGACCTGGCCGGCCGAGGTCGACGGCATCGAGTTCGCCGTCGAGGACGTCCCGCCGTCCGACCCGGCTCCCTGGGAACACGGAGCGGTGCCGTTGGGACGGTCCTTCCCCGCTCACGGCGATCTGCCGCACCGGGTGGTGATCTACCGGCGACCGGTGGAGTCGCGGGTGGGCGACGGTACCGAGTTGCCCGCCCTGGTGCACGACGTGGTGGTCGAGCAGGTCGCCCACCTGTTGGGCCGGCGCCCGGAGGAGATCGACCCGCGCTACGGCACCGGTTGACCGGGCCCGAACCGGATCAGCTCACGCCGACGCCGGGGTCGTGCACCACGACGGGGGGCGATACCGGGGCCGTCGGACCGGGACGCACCGGAACCACCGAGATCATGGGACCGGCAGCATCCGCCGCCGTCAGCACCATCGCCGCGTGGATCGACCCGCTACCGGCGCTGGGTACCGAACGCAGCAGCACCGCGGTGGCCGTCGCGCTGATCGGCACATCGACCTGACGCCCCGCCTCGATGCTGACGAGGCGCTCCGCTCCGGCCACACCGGCCGCGCTCACCTCGCTGACCCCGACCTCGGCGGCGCTGCCCTGCCCCGGGCTCGCGGAGGAGGCGGCGACGTCGGCGCCCGCCGTCGAGCGCTCTGCGGTGGTGAGCACCAACCGGGAGCCCACCCCCGTCGGGGGCGTCGCGAGGATCACCGTGCCGCGCAGCGGTGACGTGGCGGCCGCCCAGGCCAGATCGCTCGGCGGCACGGTCTTGCCCACAGCGGCCGCGGTACCCGCCAGCTCACCACCGGCCAGAGTGCGGGTGAGCAGAGCACCGGCCACCACCGGCTCGTCGGCCTCGACCACTGCGGTGTAGTGCCCGGCCGGCAGCGCCGCCGAGACCTGCAGCGGGACGTCGCGCACACCCCCCGCGGGAACGGTCACCACCGCGCCGGGAACGGTTACCGGCCCGGCCGCGCCGATCAGGTGGACCCGCGCCACGGCCTCGGCGTCACCGGGTGCCACGACCCGGACGGCGGTGCGCCCCGGAGCGGCCAGATCGAGCCCGGGGATCACCTGACTGCGCGCGGCCGGGGCCGCGGGGACGATTCCGTCGACCCCACCAGGGGTGAAGCCGGCCAGTCGCTGATGGTGCAGGGTCGCGACCACCCGACCGGTGCGCACCAGGACCTCGACCGCGAGCTGCCCGGCGTCCGGGGCGAGGGCGTCGACGAACAGCACCGTCTGGTGGTGGGCCGCCACGACGACGCCTTCGCCGGCAGGGGCTTTCACGATGCCCTGTGGGCCGTGCACGAACACGTCGAGCAGGGCAGTACTCGGCGTCGGGTTGATCAGCACCAGCCGGGTGCGCTCGCCGGGCCCGGTGCCACCGCCGACCAACCAGGCGTGGTTGGTGGCCGCCGAGCAGCCCGCGGCGGACAGTCCCCGCAGATCGCCCGAGGCAGCCAGTGTGGTCTGCAGCGCTGCGGCCGGCACGGCGCGTCCGGCCCCGGCGGTCCGGGCGTCGAGCCGCACCGCACCCGCAGCGGACCGGGGCAGCCGTGCCTGCGCCAGATCGCCGGCCAGGGTCAGGGGCGTCGATCCCCCGGACCCCCCGGACGGCGCAGACGCCGCAGACGCCACGGTCGCGCCGGCCAGACTCGCCGAGCCGCCGGCACCGGTGAGCGCGACCGCGCTGATCGTCACCGGGCCTTGGGGGGCGACGACGCTGCCACCGGCGGGGGCGAGCAAGGTCTCGGGGCCAGGGCACACCAGCGTGGGGGTGGCCGACGACAACGACAGCGTGACGGGGCGAACAGCCGTCGGCATCGGCGTGCCGTAGGCCTGAGCAGCCAGGCTCAGCCCCACCGCGGCGGCACCCGTCACCACGAGAGCCAGCGCGCCACGCAGTCGCGCCGCCTTCATACCGGCGACCCCTCGGCCGTGGCCTCGGTCGAAGCGTCACCGGACACGTCGGCGTCGGCCACGTCGGCATCGGCCACGTCGACGGCATCGGCCACCTCGGTGAGGTCAGCAAGCAACGTCGGGCATGACGTCGGGCATGACGTCGGGCAGGACGTCGGGCAGCTCACCCTCTTCGGGGTGATCGAGGTCGAAGACCCTGGGCGCGGGACGGATCTCGGTCTCCTGCGTGGTCTCACGAGCCACCGGGTGGGTCGGGCGGGGTGCGGGAGGCGGCGCGATCCGGCTGCGGACCCTGGGCAGGGGCAGCGCCAGCAACAGGGCGAGCAACGCCGTCACCCACCGGGCGCCGTCGACCCAGCGGCTCGCCGTCCAAGGGCTCGGCCCGACGTGACCCAGCTGGAGCCGACCGGCGTGGGCGGGCAGCACGAACGCCTGTGCCCAGCCGTTCGTGCCCGCCGTCTGGGCCACCAGCGCAACACCGTCGTAGCGCGCCTGCCACCCCGGATCGGCGGCCTCGGCGAGCACCACCCGCCGCCCGGCAGCACCTTGGGGCACGTCGGCCTCGACGCTGACGCCGTCCCTCGCCGTGGGCAGGACAGCGCGCACCACGCCGTCGGGGTCGATCACGCGCACCCGGTAGGTGCGGGCACTGGCCCGCTCGGTGGGCGCCGGGTCGACGCGCCACATCGCGCGGCCGGCCCCGGCGTTGACGCGCACCAGGCCCGGGGCGCCGTCCAGGGCGCGTTCGGCGGTCTCGTCGAGCGGTTCGAGCAAGGCCACGCTGCCCACCCCGAGGCCGGCGAGGGCGCTGCGCTGGTCGCGGCCTGCCGGGGAGAGCAGGCCCGAGATCACCGGCAGGACGACCGCGTCGTCCCGCTGGGCCGCGGCACCGGAGAAGCCGGCGAGCCGGCGGTCGGCGGAGTCCTCACCCCAGCGCTGCACGCTCCCGCGGGACAGCGACCATCGGATCCGTTCGCCGTCGACGGCGAGCACCAGGGCGCGGGTCGCCCCCGGCCCATCGCCCTCGGCGGCCGCCACGGCCGGGAGCAGGGCGGTCCGGCTGCGGTGCACCGCGAGGGCATCGGCGGAGGCGAACACGGCCAACGCCGTCAGCGACGGAACCGCCAGGAGTACCAACACCGGGCTCAGCAGACGGCGACGCCAGGGGCCGGTGCGGCGCATCCGGCGCCCCACCTGGGGCAGCACCGCGACCACGGCGATCGCGACCCCGAGCAGGGCCACCGACAGCGCCGGCCCGGACCACACCCGAGACCCGGCCACCAGGATCCGTTCGCCCACCAGGGCAGCCGCCAGACCGGTCAGCGCGATCAACCAGCCGAACACCGCGACCCGGCCGGCACCACCCCGCCGGAACAGGGCAGCCGCGGCCAGCACGATGACCGGCACGGCCAGCGCGATCGCCACGGCCACGGCGCCCACGACGATCAGGGGTAGGTCACCGACCACCGGGGGCAGCGGCTGTCCGACAGCCTGCGACAGGTACGCACCGCCGAGGCGCTCGGCCAGCGGCCCACCCAGGCTGAACAGCTGCTTGGGCGATCCGGGCAGGAACATCAGGTGCCACCACGGCGAGGACGGCGCCGCCGACCAGGGCGCGTCGCCGGCCAGTAACAGGCCGGGACGCCGCGCCACGGCCGCCCACCAGGGCAGCAGCACCACGGCCGGGATCAGCACGGTGAGCACCACCGGCAGCAGGCGGCGGGCGCCGAACACCACGGCCGCCGTGCCCGCGGCGACCAGGACGAGCACGGACAGCGGGACGGCCGTGGCCGGCGCCGCAGCGATCAGGGCAGTCATCAGGGCCCCGGCTGCAGCGGCTGCGGCGGGCGAGCCCGCGGTCAGGGTGCGCCAACAGGCCAGGGCGAACACCGGCAGCAGCAGGTGCACCAGGACGGCCGTGGGGCGGCCGGTGGCGACGGCCGCCAACAGCGGTGGGGCGGCCGACCAGATCAGCGCCGTGATCAGGCGCGTCGGGCGCGAGCGGGTCAGCGAGGCCGTCACGGCGTAGGCGACCGCGGCAGCCACGGCCGGGCCCGCCACCAGCAGCACCGTCACCAGACGGTCGGGAGTGCCGAACGGCAGGGCCAGCACGGCGAACAGCGATGTGGCGGGATCCGCGATGGCGCTCGCACCCAGACCGACCGGGCGCCAGGTCGGGCCGGCCTCGCGCCACACCCCGGCGATCCCGTCCGGCATCGGGCGCAGATGGACCCCGGTGACGGCCCCCGCGCCGGTGATCAGGTGACGGCCCGCGACCAGCCCCGCGACCAGGGCCGGCAGGCTCGCCAGCAGGCCCGGGACCGCCCGACGCAGCCGTGACGGCCCGGGCTCCGGCGGGGCGTCGCGCCAGCGAGCCGAGGGCCGGATCCACGACGTGATCTCGTCGCGGCGCTGCCTGGCCAACAGCCGGACAGACGCCCCCAGCGTGCGCACGGCCCCGGCGGGAACGGTTCGTGCCGAACGGATCCGGCGGCGAGCCCCGATCCAGCGGGCGGGCCGGGTCAGCACCTCGGACGTGGTGATCAGTTCGTCGAGACTCTCGGAGGGCTGCTTCAACACCAGCCGGACGACGGCCCGCGCCGGCCCGGCGAGCAGGGTCCAGACCAGGGCG belongs to Kineosporiaceae bacterium and includes:
- a CDS encoding glycosyltransferase family 2 protein, translated to MTGSAGLTRVLDALAQQTRMPDAVVAVLDAALPAVEAREAAELLTSRSIPIAETPAGDRVSRGGLRDQVAAALRFDRPEEADEATSEPSASGRPGGELDGAADARGQWLWLVRSDAAPAPHALQRLLAAVETAPSVAVAGCKQVEWDDDQRLRDVGVTTSRWGAVITGLDRGELDQGQHDLRSDVLAVRTAGMLVRRDVWTDLGGPDRALVGARDDLEFCRRVHLRGHRVVVVPGAVVAAASTAPRASYRDDRRDALLLRLAWTRWWLVPVALVWTLLAGPARAVVRLVLKQPSESLDELITTSEVLTRPARWIGARRRIRSARTVPAGAVRTLGASVRLLARQRRDEITSWIRPSARWRDAPPEPGPSRLRRAVPGLLASLPALVAGLVAGRHLITGAGAVTGVHLRPMPDGIAGVWREAGPTWRPVGLGASAIADPATSLFAVLALPFGTPDRLVTVLLVAGPAVAAAVAYAVTASLTRSRPTRLITALIWSAAPPLLAAVATGRPTAVLVHLLLPVFALACWRTLTAGSPAAAAAAGALMTALIAAAPATAVPLSVLVLVAAGTAAVVFGARRLLPVVLTVLIPAVVLLPWWAAVARRPGLLLAGDAPWSAAPSSPWWHLMFLPGSPKQLFSLGGPLAERLGGAYLSQAVGQPLPPVVGDLPLIVVGAVAVAIALAVPVIVLAAAALFRRGGAGRVAVFGWLIALTGLAAALVGERILVAGSRVWSGPALSVALLGVAIAVVAVLPQVGRRMRRTGPWRRRLLSPVLVLLAVPSLTALAVFASADALAVHRSRTALLPAVAAAEGDGPGATRALVLAVDGERIRWSLSRGSVQRWGEDSADRRLAGFSGAAAQRDDAVVLPVISGLLSPAGRDQRSALAGLGVGSVALLEPLDETAERALDGAPGLVRVNAGAGRAMWRVDPAPTERASARTYRVRVIDPDGVVRAVLPTARDGVSVEADVPQGAAGRRVVLAEAADPGWQARYDGVALVAQTAGTNGWAQAFVLPAHAGRLQLGHVGPSPWTASRWVDGARWVTALLALLLALPLPRVRSRIAPPPAPRPTHPVARETTQETEIRPAPRVFDLDHPEEGELPDVLPDVMPDVMPDVAC